The proteins below come from a single Marinobacter bohaiensis genomic window:
- a CDS encoding GspH/FimT family pseudopilin, which yields MNRNPGYTTHERGFTLIELLVAMAVFAILASVAVPAFSAFFENSRGRTATLGLVNALALARDQAMKGRTRTTLCPVDAAESGCAAASADWSGGWIVGAGNGAITSASEVWSAPGNDLSITASAANLTFSATGEASTTGTFEVTSGDYQRCVTYTLVGQAHIDEGGCG from the coding sequence ATGAACCGGAACCCCGGGTACACCACGCACGAGCGCGGATTCACCCTGATCGAATTGCTGGTGGCCATGGCGGTGTTTGCCATCCTCGCCTCGGTAGCGGTGCCCGCCTTCAGCGCGTTTTTCGAGAACAGCCGTGGCCGGACCGCCACGTTGGGGCTGGTCAATGCCCTGGCGCTGGCCCGGGACCAGGCCATGAAAGGCCGTACCCGAACCACCCTGTGCCCGGTCGATGCGGCCGAGAGCGGCTGCGCGGCGGCGTCCGCCGACTGGAGCGGTGGCTGGATCGTGGGGGCCGGCAACGGCGCCATCACCAGCGCGTCGGAAGTCTGGTCCGCACCGGGCAACGACCTGAGCATCACCGCCAGTGCCGCCAACCTGACATTCTCCGCCACCGGTGAAGCCTCGACCACCGGCACCTTCGAAGTGACCTCCGGCGATTACCAGCGCTGCGTCACCTACACCCTGGTGGGGCAGGCCCATATCGATGAAGGAGGCTGCGGATGA
- a CDS encoding pilus assembly PilX family protein, with the protein MTRRPLTPPSQQNGAALLIALILLAVILIIGLAGAQMTKNEEQMSGNFYDRDLAFQAAESALRAGQAVVEDFDYDGAGDSGSVYDCEDNFCEAIPANELGDADDGRASDSPGWVSVDDSDAVSDLALTPQYVIDRVATVADDTSSESASRNATSNQYGSSTSDSSTAYVYRITARSADPDSDETEGRAYVVLQAYVKRTL; encoded by the coding sequence ATGACACGCCGCCCCCTCACACCGCCGTCGCAACAGAACGGCGCGGCCCTGCTGATCGCCCTGATCCTGCTGGCGGTCATCCTGATCATCGGTCTGGCCGGTGCCCAGATGACCAAGAACGAAGAGCAGATGTCCGGCAACTTCTACGACCGGGATCTGGCTTTCCAGGCCGCCGAATCCGCGCTGCGCGCCGGTCAGGCGGTGGTGGAGGACTTCGACTACGACGGTGCCGGCGACAGCGGCAGCGTCTACGACTGTGAGGACAACTTCTGCGAAGCGATCCCCGCCAACGAGCTGGGCGACGCCGACGATGGCCGCGCCAGCGATTCGCCGGGCTGGGTCAGCGTCGACGACAGCGATGCGGTCAGCGATCTGGCGCTGACGCCCCAGTACGTCATCGACCGGGTGGCGACCGTCGCCGACGACACGTCCAGTGAGAGCGCCTCGCGCAACGCCACCAGCAACCAGTACGGCAGCTCCACCAGCGACAGCAGCACCGCATACGTCTACCGGATTACCGCGCGCAGCGCCGACCCGGACAGCGACGAGACCGAGGGGCGTGCCTATGTGGTGCTCCAGGCCTACGTCAAACGCACGCTCTAG
- the pilV gene encoding type IV pilus modification protein PilV — protein sequence MKTMRRSRGSSLIEVLVAMLIVAIGLLGVAKLNLETLHSNQTAMLRSSAVMLSYSILDRLRANRDVAVDAGYDMTLAASGETCSVPGGVSGLAKTDLANWVDEIDDLLGEGACGGIACDDDGRCTVQVRWEDVSSLEETDDATTVSLVGAI from the coding sequence ATGAAGACGATGCGCAGGAGCCGTGGCAGCAGTCTGATCGAGGTGCTGGTCGCCATGCTGATCGTGGCCATCGGCCTGCTGGGCGTGGCCAAGCTCAACCTGGAGACTCTGCACAGCAACCAGACCGCGATGCTGCGTAGTTCGGCGGTGATGCTGTCCTATTCCATTCTCGACCGCCTGCGCGCCAACCGCGATGTGGCGGTGGATGCCGGGTACGACATGACGCTAGCGGCCAGTGGCGAAACCTGCTCGGTGCCCGGCGGCGTGTCCGGTCTGGCCAAGACCGACCTGGCCAACTGGGTCGATGAAATCGACGATCTGCTGGGGGAAGGCGCCTGCGGCGGTATTGCGTGCGACGACGATGGCCGCTGTACGGTGCAGGTGCGCTGGGAGGACGTCTCCAGCCTCGAAGAAACGGACGACGCGACCACGGTGTCGCTGGTGGGGGCGATCTGA
- a CDS encoding prepilin-type N-terminal cleavage/methylation domain-containing protein, with the protein MNHSRSLRAASQYGFSLIELMISLVIGLIIIGTVTGAFLMNSQVYESNRAMGRIQENARFAFELMSRDIRRAGEIPCGTDIDIANVLNNSADNTESGTSNDWWARFGDGLEGFDGEDDFDGAGFGDSEAQRLSGSDAIWITTTGSHPLSVVSHDTDAATLTLNSSDHPFEQGDILLACDFDQASIFQMSGPASTGTTVQHLASSGLTPGNCTQGLGVSVACGGSGTTKSYDENSLLARFDSTAWYLGCNGRDDDCSTPEGRSLYRVALENGSEVTREVVDSVSALGIQYLEDGDTDYEDAAEVGDWGDVLAVKLGLTLARSDAGVGTNGTDDISRTYTHVVTLRNRLP; encoded by the coding sequence ATGAACCATTCGCGTTCCCTCCGTGCGGCGAGCCAGTATGGCTTTTCCCTCATCGAGCTGATGATCAGCCTGGTGATTGGCCTGATCATCATCGGCACGGTCACCGGGGCTTTTCTGATGAATTCCCAGGTCTACGAATCCAATCGCGCCATGGGGCGCATCCAGGAAAACGCCCGTTTCGCCTTCGAGCTGATGTCGCGGGATATCCGCCGGGCGGGGGAAATCCCCTGCGGCACCGACATCGATATCGCCAACGTGCTCAACAACAGCGCCGACAACACCGAAAGCGGCACCAGCAACGACTGGTGGGCCCGTTTCGGCGACGGGCTGGAAGGATTCGACGGCGAGGATGATTTCGACGGTGCCGGGTTTGGTGACAGCGAGGCGCAACGCCTGTCCGGCTCCGATGCCATCTGGATCACCACCACCGGCAGCCACCCGCTGAGCGTGGTGTCCCACGACACCGATGCGGCGACCCTGACCCTCAACAGCAGCGACCACCCGTTCGAGCAGGGCGACATCCTGCTGGCGTGCGATTTCGACCAGGCCAGCATTTTCCAGATGTCGGGGCCGGCCAGTACCGGCACGACGGTTCAGCATCTGGCCTCCAGCGGCCTGACGCCGGGCAACTGCACCCAGGGCCTGGGCGTGTCCGTGGCCTGCGGCGGGAGCGGCACCACCAAGAGCTACGACGAGAACAGCCTGCTCGCCCGCTTCGATTCCACCGCCTGGTACCTGGGCTGCAACGGCCGCGACGACGACTGCTCGACGCCGGAAGGCCGTTCCCTCTACCGCGTGGCGCTGGAGAACGGCAGCGAAGTGACCCGGGAGGTGGTGGATTCGGTCAGTGCACTCGGCATCCAGTATCTGGAGGACGGCGATACCGACTACGAGGATGCCGCGGAGGTGGGCGACTGGGGCGATGTCTTGGCGGTCAAACTGGGATTGACCCTGGCGCGCTCAGACGCCGGTGTCGGTACGAACGGCACCGACGACATCTCCCGCACTTATACCCACGTGGTCACACTCAGGAACCGATTGCCATGA